In the genome of Desulfovibrio desulfuricans, one region contains:
- a CDS encoding PD-(D/E)XK nuclease family protein, with protein sequence MSASPFLVFPWQRPFLPDLKDFLSSASNGQPGTVLLIVPHNRPWRYLARLYAEEGFKGLLPRVMTLADVVSAWRSQTSATPLHTANVLDRVALLHECVVELAQQDQGLAARFASMKMEHFLPWGLRLANLLEEMLGQRVAAVDLTHVEQEVSGPAAALLGALGRIGRAYVAALQARQWTTPGFDAFTVTEDGVELPRFFAPEQNRPVIMAGFSLLTSSEEALLHRLWQAGGQVCLHADPALALGTAPHWSCEAQAAWLRRWKATARLAVEHSADEAARKPRISFFAGYDCHSQLKALHEELTINGGTTAQDYRQKNLSTAVVLTDSALLMPVLHHLPDKDVNVSMGYPLERSPLNRLLEALLQLQESRTEDGRYYWRNLLQCLRHPYLNLLRADDGSGTPMYLRELLRRMENTIRSGSRFVDMDDLAQQCAPGTHPALGQLFAAVVDVLIHQPGEAETTESMARCLQNICDFLLRNGGDMWRHFPLDAEAMYRLARHAAPVLRQNCLAQTPFPPSVLHGIVREVLQQERVPFEAEPLTGLQVLGMLETRLLHFDRVLIVDATDDKLPGNPAQDPLLPDSLRQVLGLPDARSRERATAHTLYRLCAGAREVRFFWQEGISRSALFDGKKSRSRFVEQLLWEEEQRRGHLLAPGQEPLGIARCVVRSTPAAPKSLPRTAALHNAMLELLQKPLSATRLDVYQQCPLRFAWQYLCRLQPPQEVNEGDDPAAVGTCIHETLRALYEPYLNKEVRRGDISRETLLARFHESLEKADLRRILPPDSCLMLEEAAPVRLQRFLENQPDSTFVAALEEELNVTLALAGGEYSFTGIMDRIDRRDGFAHILDYKTGSLKKHDGSLWGDILFFRRVEGLFAALRTGQAPDSQTLEDMETLFDELRPRLPSLQLPCYVCMAADGRFGPVGDAALVELRDAGREYPLFGGLVDEDLADAVAYCHAALSLVLRHMQLAPAFTARPDRHCDWCPYASLCAG encoded by the coding sequence ATGAGCGCATCGCCCTTTCTTGTTTTTCCATGGCAGCGCCCCTTTCTGCCTGATCTCAAGGACTTTCTGTCCAGCGCGAGCAACGGGCAGCCCGGCACGGTCCTGCTCATTGTGCCGCACAACCGCCCCTGGCGGTATCTTGCCCGGCTGTATGCCGAAGAAGGTTTTAAGGGGCTGCTGCCAAGGGTGATGACCCTTGCGGATGTTGTTTCGGCCTGGCGCTCGCAAACCAGCGCAACACCCCTGCACACGGCCAATGTGCTCGACAGGGTCGCCCTGCTGCACGAGTGCGTGGTTGAGCTTGCGCAGCAGGATCAAGGCCTTGCCGCACGCTTTGCCAGCATGAAGATGGAGCATTTTTTACCCTGGGGCCTGCGACTTGCCAACCTGCTGGAAGAAATGCTGGGCCAACGAGTGGCGGCTGTGGACCTTACCCATGTGGAGCAGGAGGTGTCCGGCCCTGCCGCCGCCCTGCTGGGTGCGTTGGGGCGCATTGGCCGGGCTTACGTGGCTGCCCTGCAGGCCCGTCAGTGGACAACGCCGGGGTTTGACGCCTTTACCGTGACGGAAGACGGCGTGGAACTTCCCCGGTTTTTTGCGCCGGAGCAGAACCGCCCGGTGATCATGGCGGGTTTTTCGCTGCTCACCAGCAGTGAGGAGGCCTTGCTGCACAGGCTCTGGCAGGCGGGTGGGCAGGTGTGCCTGCACGCAGACCCGGCGCTGGCGCTGGGCACAGCTCCGCACTGGTCGTGCGAAGCGCAGGCCGCATGGCTGCGCCGCTGGAAGGCCACGGCGCGGCTGGCCGTGGAACACTCTGCGGATGAAGCCGCGCGCAAACCCCGGATATCCTTTTTTGCGGGCTATGACTGCCATTCTCAACTTAAAGCTTTGCATGAAGAATTGACGATCAATGGCGGAACAACCGCTCAGGATTACAGACAAAAAAACTTGTCTACAGCGGTAGTTCTGACAGACAGCGCCCTGCTGATGCCCGTGCTGCACCACCTGCCCGACAAGGACGTCAACGTGTCCATGGGCTATCCACTGGAGCGCTCGCCCCTCAACCGGCTGCTTGAAGCGCTGTTGCAGCTGCAGGAAAGCAGAACGGAAGACGGGCGATACTACTGGCGCAACCTGCTGCAGTGCCTGCGCCACCCCTACCTGAACCTGCTGCGGGCCGACGACGGCAGCGGGACGCCCATGTATCTGCGGGAACTCCTGCGCCGTATGGAAAACACGATCCGTAGCGGCTCGCGTTTTGTGGATATGGACGACCTTGCCCAGCAGTGCGCCCCCGGCACGCATCCAGCGCTCGGGCAGCTGTTTGCGGCCGTGGTCGACGTGCTCATCCACCAGCCGGGCGAGGCCGAAACTACCGAGTCCATGGCCCGATGCCTGCAGAATATCTGCGACTTTTTGCTGCGCAACGGCGGCGACATGTGGCGGCATTTTCCGCTTGATGCCGAGGCCATGTACCGGCTCGCCCGGCACGCGGCCCCGGTGCTGCGGCAAAACTGTCTGGCGCAGACGCCCTTTCCGCCCAGCGTGCTGCACGGCATTGTGCGCGAGGTGTTGCAGCAGGAGCGCGTGCCCTTTGAGGCCGAACCGCTCACAGGCCTGCAGGTGCTCGGCATGCTTGAGACGCGGCTGCTGCATTTTGACCGGGTGCTCATTGTCGACGCCACGGACGACAAACTGCCCGGCAATCCCGCCCAGGATCCCCTGCTGCCCGATTCGCTGCGGCAGGTGCTGGGTCTGCCCGATGCCCGCAGCCGCGAGCGGGCCACAGCCCACACGCTTTACCGGCTTTGCGCCGGTGCGCGCGAGGTGCGCTTTTTCTGGCAGGAGGGCATCAGCCGCTCCGCCCTGTTTGACGGCAAAAAAAGCCGCAGCCGTTTTGTGGAGCAACTGCTGTGGGAGGAAGAACAGCGCCGGGGGCATCTGCTTGCGCCGGGGCAGGAGCCGTTGGGCATTGCCCGCTGCGTCGTGCGCAGCACTCCCGCCGCGCCCAAAAGCCTGCCCCGCACGGCGGCCTTGCACAACGCCATGCTCGAGCTGCTGCAAAAGCCTCTCTCGGCAACGCGTCTGGACGTTTACCAGCAGTGCCCCCTACGCTTTGCCTGGCAGTACCTGTGCAGGCTGCAACCGCCGCAGGAGGTCAACGAGGGCGACGACCCTGCGGCTGTGGGCACATGCATTCATGAAACGCTGCGGGCGCTTTACGAGCCATACCTCAATAAGGAGGTGCGCCGGGGCGACATAAGCCGCGAGACGCTGCTGGCGCGTTTTCACGAGTCGCTCGAAAAGGCCGACCTGCGCCGCATTTTGCCGCCGGATAGCTGCCTCATGCTTGAAGAAGCCGCGCCGGTACGCCTGCAGCGCTTTCTTGAAAACCAGCCGGACAGCACCTTTGTGGCGGCTTTGGAAGAAGAACTCAACGTCACGCTGGCGCTGGCTGGCGGCGAGTATTCCTTTACAGGCATCATGGACCGCATTGACCGGCGCGACGGTTTTGCGCACATCCTCGACTACAAGACGGGCAGCCTCAAAAAGCATGATGGCAGTTTGTGGGGCGACATACTGTTTTTCCGGCGGGTGGAGGGCCTGTTTGCGGCCCTGCGCACGGGGCAAGCGCCTGACAGCCAGACGCTTGAAGACATGGAGACCCTGTTTGACGAGCTGCGCCCCCGGCTGCCAAGCCTCCAGCTGCCCTGCTATGTCTGCATGGCCGCCGACGGCAGGTTTGGCCCCGTAGGCGACGCCGCCCTGGTGGAACTGCGCGACGCGGGCCGCGAATACCCGCTGTTTGGCGGTCTGGTTGACGAAGACCTTGCGGATGCCGTCGCCTACTGCCATGCTGCGCTTTCCCTTGTACTGCGGCACATGCAGCTCGCGCCGGCCTTTACCGCCCGGCCAGACCGCCATTGCGACTGGTGCCCGTATGCCTCGCTTTGCGCTGGGTAA
- a CDS encoding NAD(P)H-dependent flavin oxidoreductase, translating into MSFPALKIGNLTAKVPVVQGGMGVGISLSGLASAVANQGGIGVIAGAMIGMREPDVATDPITANLRALRNEILKARELSSGIIGVNLMVALTTFSQMVRTAIENKADIIFSGAGLPLDMPHHLLQLCEDKKEEFKTKLVPIVSSARAATVIAKKWASRFGYTPDAFVVEGPKAGGHLGFKPEELQDPNHALEILVPQVVDAAKAMEDKCGRAVPVIAAGGVYTGADIMKFLDLGASGVQMGTRFVATHECDADDRFKQSYLTARDEDITIIKSPVGMPGRALENEFITASREGKKKPFKCVFHCVHTCEQEKTPYCIAQALINAMRGNLERGFAFCGANVARVNKIISVHELMDSLQKEFDEAMNNLSKSVQQMQNRLNLNSK; encoded by the coding sequence ATGTCTTTTCCCGCACTCAAAATAGGTAATCTCACGGCTAAAGTTCCTGTGGTACAGGGCGGCATGGGCGTGGGGATTTCACTTTCCGGGCTGGCGTCGGCTGTTGCCAATCAGGGCGGCATCGGCGTTATCGCCGGGGCCATGATCGGCATGAGGGAGCCGGATGTGGCTACTGATCCTATTACCGCCAATCTGCGCGCCCTGCGCAATGAAATACTCAAAGCCCGCGAGCTCAGCAGCGGCATCATCGGCGTCAACCTTATGGTGGCGCTGACCACCTTCAGCCAGATGGTGCGTACAGCTATTGAAAACAAGGCTGACATCATCTTTTCCGGCGCGGGCCTTCCTCTCGACATGCCGCATCATCTGCTGCAGCTGTGCGAAGACAAGAAGGAAGAATTTAAAACCAAGCTGGTTCCCATTGTCTCTTCGGCCAGAGCGGCCACGGTAATTGCAAAAAAATGGGCTTCGCGTTTTGGTTACACGCCTGACGCCTTTGTGGTCGAGGGTCCCAAGGCTGGCGGCCACCTTGGCTTTAAGCCCGAAGAACTGCAGGACCCCAACCACGCGCTGGAGATTCTGGTTCCTCAGGTGGTTGATGCAGCCAAAGCCATGGAAGACAAGTGCGGCCGCGCCGTGCCTGTTATTGCCGCTGGCGGCGTCTACACCGGCGCCGACATCATGAAGTTTCTCGACCTTGGCGCTTCGGGCGTGCAGATGGGCACCCGTTTTGTGGCCACCCACGAGTGCGACGCCGACGACCGCTTCAAGCAGAGTTACCTTACGGCGCGTGATGAGGACATCACCATTATCAAAAGCCCGGTGGGCATGCCGGGCCGCGCTCTTGAAAACGAATTTATCACGGCCTCACGCGAAGGGAAGAAAAAACCCTTCAAGTGCGTGTTCCACTGCGTGCATACCTGCGAGCAGGAAAAAACGCCCTACTGCATCGCCCAGGCGCTTATCAACGCCATGAGGGGCAACCTTGAACGCGGCTTTGCGTTTTGCGGCGCCAACGTGGCCCGCGTAAACAAGATCATCTCTGTGCATGAACTGATGGACAGCCTGCAAAAAGAGTTTGACGAGGCCATGAACAACCTGAGCAAAAGCGTGCAGCAGATGCAGAACAGGCTGAACCTTAATTCAAAGTAA
- a CDS encoding pyrimidine dimer DNA glycosylase/endonuclease V, with translation MRMWMTPPAGMCRKHLLGEHVELHMLLGSLRRGKSIDGFISGRLVDPQMVFARHALLVEEMERRGFKHSSPIDAQECATLAARYAGRASIDIAANLIELMRRCPDCGRGCKAAILPADTALQAASATGPPASLA, from the coding sequence ATGCGTATGTGGATGACGCCCCCTGCGGGCATGTGCCGCAAACATCTGCTTGGCGAGCATGTGGAACTGCATATGCTGTTGGGCAGCTTGCGGCGCGGCAAGAGTATTGATGGTTTTATCAGCGGCAGGCTGGTTGACCCGCAGATGGTCTTTGCCCGCCATGCCCTGCTGGTAGAAGAGATGGAGCGCCGAGGCTTTAAACACTCCTCGCCGATTGACGCGCAGGAATGCGCAACGCTAGCCGCAAGGTATGCGGGCCGTGCTTCCATTGATATTGCCGCAAACCTCATAGAGCTGATGCGCCGTTGCCCGGATTGCGGGCGCGGATGCAAGGCCGCCATCCTTCCAGCTGATACCGCGTTACAAGCAGCAAGCGCGACCGGCCCGCCTGCCTCGCTTGCCTGA
- a CDS encoding PEP/pyruvate-binding domain-containing protein: MSKSPAAKPAQNKPKVNATEVVQKKLVLDGAEIVQIGPEAELLVGGKNYNTALISQIQGIQAPHFRAISSIAFHHLLDETKVNGRVVRSVVDREYGRIDWNDPEINQDPDFLQKFVRQLGKQIHQAALAEGEQSHTKLRTFINNIVEGFATSPEGIDQLRKRSVMVQAAILSVDVPTEVAEAVRGAYRAICRENEDDMTPVAVRSSAAGEDSRKKAFAGLQDTYLNMVGEEKVVEAYHWDCSSAYNLRSMTYRREAILDALAKAEETGDESIAESAKLEWAIEHTSLSVCMMQMINPVISGTAFSADTATGCRGTDRRELVSIDASYGLGEAVVGGKVTPDKLYVFQRDDGGEVVIRQMGCKDMKIIYDERGGTREVEVSELEALRWALSLSQAERVAQGVRAVSKAYGGIIMDTEFCIDANDKLWFVQARPETRWNDDLELHPHTIFMRRREVDAKAAAEAEVLVEGNGASRGAGQGTVRFLRSALELNKIAKGDVLAAERTDPDMVPGMRVASAIMADVGGDTSHAAITSRELGIAAVIGIQRLDVLRALDGVEVTVDGTRGKIYRGLLPLHLVGGEMDLSKLPATKTKVGLVLADVGQALFLSRLRNFAQFEVGLLRAEFMLGNISIHPQALEAFDNGELENVVRSKLKELENRLSKVLREQMAAGLIVFNFNLREYVGEVTGLAAEIEALADSNKSLNAEEVLMQHRKMRELDHKVDQHLEMASRRIEVLKTSNDLADHVRIIMGYDDALALLNPADPESAKRTAEIEACVDEQVLRIRELPAVTKLLENINRLREEVSLRSGLKKEMDDLRNLTDKIRGIIKSRGFRTGKEHYVQTLAQNLALFAMAFYGKPITYRTTDFKSNEYRNLLGGSLFEHTEDNPMLGYRGVSRNIHDWEIEAFKLARGVYGGSNLRMMLPFVRTLEEARSMRSYLEQVHKLKSGQDGLKIILMSELPSNAILAKQFISEFDGFSIGSNDMTQMVLATDRDNARLSHIYDEEDPAVIWAILVSIFTGQKYAKKVGFCGQGVSNSIILRGLVAIAGITSASVVPDTYYRTVFDIANVEAENLTAADLGKWLAAQHHKRLADLMEKTGYGHILKKYKEPQDIQEWYEGELQRRHEQFREHLDTPKEAFYRSELQSFRSTFHKPVIYATWNWDETVEDALHHSGFENFDEQAKALEYSRQVND, encoded by the coding sequence ATGTCTAAGAGTCCCGCCGCCAAACCTGCGCAGAACAAACCCAAGGTCAACGCGACTGAGGTAGTTCAAAAAAAATTGGTGCTTGATGGCGCCGAAATTGTGCAGATTGGTCCCGAAGCGGAGTTGCTTGTTGGTGGTAAGAACTACAACACAGCCCTGATCAGCCAGATTCAGGGGATTCAGGCACCTCACTTTCGCGCCATCTCGTCCATTGCCTTTCATCATCTGCTGGATGAAACAAAGGTCAACGGACGCGTGGTACGCAGTGTAGTAGACCGCGAATACGGGCGCATTGACTGGAACGACCCGGAAATCAACCAGGATCCGGACTTCTTGCAGAAGTTCGTACGTCAGCTCGGCAAGCAGATACATCAGGCCGCGCTGGCGGAAGGTGAGCAGTCGCACACCAAGCTGCGCACTTTTATAAACAATATAGTAGAAGGCTTTGCCACCTCCCCCGAGGGCATCGACCAGCTGCGCAAGCGCTCGGTTATGGTGCAGGCGGCCATTTTGTCTGTTGACGTTCCCACCGAGGTTGCCGAAGCCGTGCGCGGTGCGTACCGCGCCATCTGCCGCGAAAATGAAGACGACATGACCCCCGTGGCCGTGCGTTCTTCCGCTGCGGGTGAAGACTCTCGCAAAAAGGCTTTTGCCGGGCTTCAGGATACCTACCTCAATATGGTGGGTGAAGAAAAGGTTGTGGAAGCCTACCACTGGGACTGCTCTTCGGCCTACAACCTGCGTTCCATGACCTACCGGCGCGAGGCCATCCTTGACGCTCTGGCCAAGGCCGAGGAAACCGGCGACGAAAGCATTGCCGAAAGCGCCAAGCTTGAGTGGGCCATTGAGCACACCTCGCTTTCGGTCTGCATGATGCAGATGATCAACCCGGTCATTTCGGGCACGGCCTTTTCGGCTGATACGGCTACCGGCTGCCGCGGCACTGACCGCCGCGAGCTGGTGAGCATCGACGCCAGCTACGGCCTCGGCGAGGCTGTGGTGGGCGGCAAGGTTACGCCTGACAAGCTTTATGTCTTCCAGCGCGACGACGGTGGCGAAGTTGTCATCCGCCAGATGGGCTGCAAGGACATGAAGATCATTTATGACGAGCGCGGCGGCACCCGCGAGGTTGAGGTCTCCGAGCTGGAGGCCCTGCGTTGGGCGCTTTCGCTCAGTCAGGCAGAGCGTGTGGCCCAGGGCGTGCGCGCTGTAAGCAAGGCTTACGGCGGCATCATCATGGACACCGAGTTCTGCATCGACGCCAACGACAAGCTCTGGTTCGTTCAGGCGCGGCCTGAAACCCGCTGGAACGACGATCTTGAGCTGCACCCGCACACCATCTTCATGCGCCGCCGCGAGGTGGACGCCAAAGCCGCCGCCGAAGCCGAAGTGCTGGTGGAAGGCAACGGCGCTTCACGCGGCGCGGGCCAGGGCACGGTGCGCTTTTTGCGCTCCGCCCTTGAGCTCAACAAGATCGCCAAGGGCGACGTGCTTGCAGCCGAGCGCACCGACCCTGACATGGTACCCGGCATGCGCGTGGCTTCGGCCATCATGGCCGACGTGGGCGGCGACACCAGTCACGCGGCCATTACCTCGCGCGAGCTTGGTATCGCTGCTGTCATCGGCATTCAGCGTCTCGACGTGCTGCGCGCGCTCGACGGCGTTGAGGTGACCGTCGACGGCACGCGCGGCAAGATTTATCGCGGTCTTTTGCCTCTGCACCTTGTGGGCGGCGAAATGGACCTCTCCAAGCTGCCCGCCACCAAAACCAAGGTCGGCCTTGTGCTGGCCGACGTGGGCCAGGCGCTGTTTCTCTCGCGTCTGCGCAACTTTGCGCAGTTTGAAGTGGGCCTGTTGCGCGCGGAATTCATGCTGGGCAACATCAGCATTCACCCGCAGGCACTTGAGGCATTTGACAACGGCGAGCTTGAAAATGTCGTTCGCAGCAAGCTGAAAGAGCTTGAAAACCGCCTTTCCAAGGTGCTGCGCGAGCAAATGGCCGCTGGCCTCATCGTGTTCAACTTCAACCTGCGTGAATACGTTGGTGAAGTGACCGGTCTTGCTGCCGAAATTGAAGCCCTTGCCGACTCCAACAAGAGCCTCAATGCGGAAGAAGTGCTGATGCAGCACCGCAAGATGCGCGAGCTTGATCACAAGGTTGACCAGCACCTCGAAATGGCCTCCCGCCGTATTGAAGTGCTCAAGACCTCCAACGATCTGGCCGACCACGTACGCATCATCATGGGCTATGACGACGCTCTGGCCCTGCTGAACCCGGCTGACCCCGAATCAGCCAAGCGCACTGCCGAAATAGAAGCCTGCGTTGACGAACAGGTACTTCGCATCCGCGAACTGCCCGCCGTCACCAAGCTGCTTGAAAATATCAACCGTCTGCGTGAAGAAGTGAGCCTCCGTTCCGGCCTGAAAAAGGAAATGGACGACCTGCGCAACCTGACGGACAAAATCCGCGGCATCATCAAGTCCCGTGGGTTCCGTACCGGCAAGGAGCACTACGTTCAGACCCTGGCCCAGAACCTGGCCCTGTTTGCCATGGCCTTTTACGGCAAGCCCATCACGTACCGTACCACCGACTTCAAGAGCAACGAATACCGTAACCTGCTGGGCGGCAGCCTCTTCGAACATACCGAAGACAACCCGATGCTCGGCTACCGCGGTGTTTCGCGCAATATTCACGACTGGGAAATTGAGGCGTTCAAGCTCGCCCGTGGCGTGTACGGCGGCTCCAACCTGCGCATGATGCTGCCCTTTGTGCGCACGCTGGAAGAAGCCCGCTCCATGCGCAGCTACCTTGAACAGGTGCACAAGCTCAAGAGCGGCCAGGACGGCCTGAAGATCATCCTCATGTCCGAGCTGCCTTCCAACGCCATTCTGGCCAAGCAGTTCATTTCGGAATTCGACGGGTTCTCCATCGGTTCCAACGACATGACCCAGATGGTTCTGGCCACTGACCGCGACAACGCGCGTCTGTCCCACATCTATGACGAGGAAGATCCGGCGGTTATCTGGGCCATTCTTGTCAGCATCTTCACTGGCCAGAAGTACGCCAAAAAGGTGGGCTTTTGCGGTCAGGGCGTCTCCAACAGCATCATCCTGCGCGGTCTGGTGGCCATTGCCGGCATTACCTCTGCCTCGGTCGTGCCGGATACGTACTACCGCACGGTGTTTGACATCGCCAACGTGGAAGCGGAAAACCTCACTGCCGCCGACCTCGGCAAGTGGCTGGCCGCCCAGCACCACAAGCGCCTTGCCGACCTGATGGAAAAGACCGGTTACGGTCATATCCTCAAAAAGTACAAGGAACCGCAGGATATTCAGGAATGGTACGAAGGCGAGCTGCAGCGTCGGCACGAGCAGTTCCGCGAGCACCTCGACACGCCCAAGGAGGCCTTCTACCGCTCCGAGCTGCAGAGCTTCCGTTCCACCTTCCACAAGCCTGTGATCTACGCCACATGGAATTGGGATGAAACTGTTGAGGATGCGCTGCATCACTCGGGCTTTGAGAACTTTGACGAACAGGCCAAAGCTCTCGAATACTCCCGCCAGGTTAACGACTAG